The following proteins come from a genomic window of Nitrospirota bacterium:
- a CDS encoding DUF4160 domain-containing protein — protein MPTIKNMEGPYRFFFYSFDCNEPKHIHVQKENMVCKFWLEPIALCRNHGFSPRELNVIREIIYKNIDCIMEAWDEHCG, from the coding sequence ACAATTAAAAATATGGAAGGTCCATACAGGTTTTTCTTCTATAGTTTTGATTGCAATGAACCAAAGCATATTCATGTTCAAAAAGAAAATATGGTTTGTAAATTTTGGTTAGAACCTATTGCATTATGTAGAAATCACGGTTTTTCACCTAGGGAGTTAAATGTTATTAGAGAAATTATTTATAAAAACATAGATTGCATAATGGAGGCATGGGATGAGCATTGCGGTTAA
- a CDS encoding DUF2442 domain-containing protein: MSIAVNLQEIKIKDATVTDDIITAHLIDGRTISVPLAWSWRLSEATPEQRLNYEIIGDGQGIHWPDVDEDISVEGMLYGSPAPRPKKI; the protein is encoded by the coding sequence ATGAGCATTGCGGTTAATCTTCAGGAAATTAAAATTAAAGATGCGACTGTTACGGACGACATCATAACGGCACATCTGATTGATGGACGTACAATTAGTGTGCCGCTTGCCTGGTCATGGCGGCTCTCTGAGGCAACACCAGAGCAGCGGCTTAATTATGAAATCATCGGAGATGGTCAGGGAATACATTGGCCTGACGTTGATGAAGACATTAGTGTTGAAGGTATGTTATACGGCTCACCTGCCCCAAGGCCAAAAAAAATATAA